The following are encoded in a window of uncultured Pseudomonas sp. genomic DNA:
- a CDS encoding PQQ-dependent methanol/ethanol family dehydrogenase, translated as MKHSGFRQSFVLSALCSAMLVAAAPAWAVTDQEILNDVNTTDEIVTNGMGLQGQRYSTLTTLNTDNIKDLRPVWTLSFGGEKQRGQQAQPMIKDGVMYVTASYSRVFAVDARTGKELWQYDARLPDDIRPCCDVINRGVALYGDLVIFGTLDAKLVALHKDTGKVVWRKNVADHKAGYSITAAPLVVNGKLITGVSGGEFGVVGKIEAYDPKNGELLWSRPTVEGHMGYVYKDGKAIENGISGGEAGKTWPGDLWKTGGAAPWLGGYYDPETNLLLFGTGNPAPWNSHLRPGDNLYSSSRLALNPDDGTITWHFQTTPHDGWDFDGVNELISFNYQEGGKTIKAAATADRNGFFYVLDRTNGKFIRGFPFVDKITWAKGLDKNGRPIFDDSNRPGAPGGAEKGKSVFSAPAFLGAKNWMPMAYSQDTGLFYVPSNEWGMDIWNEDIAYKKGAAYLGSGFTIKPLNEDYIGVLRAIDPKTGKEVWRQNNYAPLWGGVMTTKGNLVFTGNPEGFLQAFNAKTGEKVWEFQTGSGVLGSPVTWEMDGEQYVSVLSGWGGAVPLWGGEVAKRVKNYNQGGMLWTFKLPKELVAKR; from the coding sequence ATGAAACACTCCGGTTTTCGCCAATCCTTCGTTCTCAGTGCCTTGTGTAGCGCAATGCTCGTGGCCGCCGCCCCAGCCTGGGCGGTGACTGATCAGGAAATCCTTAACGATGTGAACACCACCGATGAGATCGTCACCAATGGCATGGGCCTGCAAGGTCAGCGCTACAGCACGTTGACGACGTTGAACACGGATAACATCAAGGACCTGCGTCCGGTCTGGACCCTGTCCTTTGGTGGCGAAAAGCAACGCGGCCAGCAAGCCCAGCCGATGATCAAGGACGGCGTGATGTACGTGACCGCCTCCTACTCGCGTGTATTTGCCGTGGATGCGCGCACCGGCAAAGAACTGTGGCAATACGATGCGCGCCTGCCCGATGACATTCGTCCGTGCTGCGACGTGATCAACCGGGGTGTGGCGCTGTATGGCGACTTGGTGATTTTTGGCACCCTGGACGCCAAGTTGGTGGCTCTGCACAAGGACACCGGTAAGGTGGTCTGGCGCAAGAACGTGGCCGATCACAAGGCCGGTTACTCGATCACTGCTGCGCCGCTGGTGGTGAATGGCAAGCTGATTACCGGGGTTTCCGGTGGTGAGTTTGGTGTGGTCGGCAAGATTGAAGCCTACGACCCGAAGAATGGCGAGCTGCTCTGGAGCCGACCAACTGTTGAAGGCCACATGGGCTATGTCTACAAAGACGGCAAGGCCATTGAGAACGGTATCAGCGGTGGCGAAGCCGGCAAAACCTGGCCAGGTGATTTGTGGAAAACCGGCGGTGCCGCCCCGTGGCTGGGCGGCTACTACGACCCAGAAACCAACCTGCTGCTGTTCGGCACTGGTAACCCTGCACCGTGGAACTCGCACCTACGCCCTGGCGATAACCTCTATTCCTCTTCGCGTCTGGCTCTGAACCCGGATGACGGCACCATCACCTGGCACTTCCAGACCACCCCGCATGACGGTTGGGATTTCGACGGCGTCAATGAGTTGATTTCCTTCAACTACCAAGAGGGCGGTAAGACCATCAAGGCTGCCGCGACTGCTGACCGGAACGGTTTCTTCTACGTACTCGACCGCACCAACGGCAAGTTCATTCGCGGCTTCCCCTTTGTCGACAAAATCACCTGGGCCAAGGGCCTGGATAAGAATGGTCGGCCGATCTTCGATGACAGCAACCGCCCGGGTGCACCAGGTGGCGCTGAGAAGGGCAAGAGCGTGTTCTCCGCACCGGCCTTCCTCGGTGCTAAGAACTGGATGCCGATGGCCTACAGCCAAGACACCGGTCTGTTCTACGTCCCTTCCAACGAGTGGGGCATGGACATCTGGAACGAGGATATCGCCTACAAGAAAGGCGCGGCCTATCTCGGTTCAGGCTTCACCATTAAGCCGCTAAACGAAGATTATATCGGCGTGCTGCGCGCCATTGACCCGAAAACCGGCAAGGAAGTCTGGCGGCAGAACAACTACGCGCCGCTGTGGGGTGGGGTAATGACTACCAAGGGCAACCTGGTATTTACCGGTAACCCTGAAGGTTTCCTGCAGGCCTTCAACGCCAAGACCGGCGAGAAAGTCTGGGAATTCCAGACCGGCTCCGGTGTACTCGGCTCCCCGGTGACCTGGGAAATGGACGGCGAGCAGTATGTCTCGGTACTTTCTGGTTGGGGCGGCGCGGTACCGCTGTGGGGCGGCGAAGTGGCCAAACGGGTGAAGAACTACAACCAGGGCGGCATGCTCTGGACCTTCAAGCTGCCCAAGGAGCTGGTCGCCAAGCGTTAA
- a CDS encoding NAD(P)/FAD-dependent oxidoreductase produces the protein MQELTRRQLLAGLAAMPWLLPGGLNASVGRARVLVIGGGFAGATAARYLKRQAPTLEVVLIEPKSAFYTCPFSNHVLAGMADLDSLRQDYRALQRQQVLHVRELVREIDLQARQVVLQGGQRLRYDRVFLAPGIDMDWQAIEGYDRNASTHLPHAWQAGAQTSLLRRQLQAMDDGGLVIISVPDNPYRCPPGPYERASLIAHYLSQAKPRSKLLILDSKDSFSKQTLFQQGWQTLYGERIEWVGRAGDGRVVRADAIRRELVCEFGQRHRGAVINLIPPQKAAEVAQRSGLADASGWVPIRPATFQAREASDVYLAGDACIAAPMPKSAYSANAQAKVAVSALLADLAGQEPPTAAWRNTCYSLLAPGQAVSIAADYGVQEQRLIERPGSLSLSPLQAPSGLRAQEAALAEAWYQSICADAWGQLV, from the coding sequence ATGCAGGAACTTACCCGTCGTCAATTGCTCGCCGGCCTAGCCGCAATGCCTTGGCTGTTACCCGGTGGGTTGAATGCTAGCGTTGGTCGCGCGCGGGTACTGGTGATCGGCGGCGGTTTTGCCGGTGCCACCGCTGCGCGTTACCTCAAACGTCAGGCGCCAACGCTTGAGGTGGTGTTGATTGAACCCAAGTCGGCGTTCTATACCTGCCCCTTCAGCAACCACGTGCTGGCGGGCATGGCTGACCTGGATAGCCTGCGCCAGGATTACCGCGCCTTGCAGCGCCAACAGGTGCTGCACGTGCGTGAACTAGTACGGGAAATTGATCTGCAGGCCCGCCAAGTGGTGCTGCAAGGCGGCCAGCGCTTGCGCTACGACCGAGTGTTTCTGGCGCCTGGGATCGATATGGATTGGCAGGCCATTGAAGGCTACGACCGTAACGCCTCGACGCACCTTCCCCATGCCTGGCAGGCCGGCGCGCAGACCAGCCTGTTGCGCCGACAGTTGCAGGCCATGGATGACGGCGGGCTGGTGATTATCAGCGTACCCGACAACCCCTATCGTTGTCCTCCGGGCCCATACGAGCGCGCCAGCCTGATTGCCCATTACCTGAGCCAGGCCAAGCCACGCAGCAAGCTGCTGATTCTCGACAGCAAAGACAGCTTCTCCAAACAGACATTGTTTCAACAGGGCTGGCAGACGCTCTACGGTGAGCGTATCGAATGGGTCGGTCGGGCCGGTGATGGTCGCGTGGTGCGTGCCGATGCTATACGCCGCGAGTTGGTTTGTGAGTTTGGCCAGCGTCACCGCGGCGCAGTGATCAACCTGATTCCACCGCAGAAGGCGGCCGAGGTGGCCCAGCGTAGTGGTCTGGCCGATGCCAGTGGCTGGGTGCCGATTCGCCCGGCGACTTTTCAGGCCCGCGAGGCTAGTGACGTATACCTGGCCGGAGATGCTTGCATCGCTGCACCCATGCCCAAATCAGCCTACAGCGCCAATGCCCAGGCCAAGGTCGCGGTGTCGGCGTTGCTGGCCGATTTGGCTGGGCAGGAACCGCCGACAGCGGCTTGGCGCAACACCTGTTACAGCTTGCTGGCACCAGGGCAGGCGGTATCGATTGCCGCCGATTATGGTGTGCAGGAGCAGCGTTTGATTGAGCGGCCAGGCAGTCTGTCACTCAGCCCGCTGCAGGCTCCATCCGGCCTGCGCGCCCAAGAAGCGGCTCTGGCCGAGGCCTGGTATCAAAGTATCTGTGCCGATGCCTGGGGGCAGCTTGTATGA
- a CDS encoding thiosulfate oxidation carrier protein SoxY, with the protein MSLRVLMLLMLACPAVAQPWGQAQGAVEQWLQGAQVQAQGLAVEVPSWVEDGAFVTVDLTLHDAQPPLSLSLLRSGEEDPRIATLQLQAWEAPLRLSTRVRLPRSQQLIVLARDGRGRLWQAAQAVEVLASSCLSPSLGNNAATLGQLQGWLDEGSHGLELRSLLRHPMETGRRPGADGQLLARHLPTRFEINGAHGNLLRVEPFEGLAANPYWRLWLPTGHTPLLLRWVDADGSEYRRQLR; encoded by the coding sequence ATGAGTCTGCGCGTATTAATGCTGCTGATGTTGGCGTGCCCGGCTGTGGCGCAACCTTGGGGGCAGGCCCAGGGGGCTGTTGAGCAGTGGTTGCAGGGCGCCCAAGTACAGGCGCAGGGGCTGGCTGTCGAGGTGCCGAGCTGGGTCGAGGATGGTGCGTTCGTTACTGTCGACCTGACCTTGCACGATGCCCAGCCACCGTTATCCCTCAGCCTGTTGCGCAGCGGTGAGGAGGACCCACGCATTGCTACGTTGCAACTGCAGGCCTGGGAAGCGCCGCTACGCTTGTCGACGCGCGTGCGATTGCCACGCAGCCAGCAACTGATTGTGCTGGCACGTGACGGCCGTGGACGGCTATGGCAGGCCGCGCAGGCGGTCGAGGTATTGGCCAGCAGCTGTCTGTCGCCCAGCCTGGGTAATAACGCCGCCACGCTGGGCCAGTTGCAGGGCTGGCTGGATGAGGGCAGTCACGGCCTGGAGTTGCGCAGCTTGTTGCGTCATCCCATGGAAACCGGACGGCGCCCCGGCGCGGACGGTCAGCTGCTGGCGCGCCACTTACCGACTCGCTTCGAAATCAATGGGGCGCACGGCAACCTGCTGCGCGTCGAACCTTTTGAGGGTCTGGCGGCCAACCCTTACTGGAGGTTGTGGTTGCCGACTGGACATACACCGCTGCTGCTGCGCTGGGTAGATGCTGATGGCAGCGAGTACCGTCGGCAGCTGCGCTGA
- a CDS encoding aldehyde dehydrogenase family protein, whose product MIYAKPGTPGSVINLKPRYGNYIGGEFVAPVNGSYFTNTSPVDASVIGEFPRSDAADINLALDAAHAAADAWGKTSVQNRSLILLKIADRIEANLELLAVAETWDNGKAVRETLNADVPLAADHFRYYAGCIRAQEGSAAEIDEHTAAYHFHEPLGVVGQIIPWNFPLLMGAWKLAPALAAGNCIVLKPAEQTPLSITVLMELIGDLLPPGVLNVVQGFGREAGEALATSTRIAKIAFTGSTPVGSHILKCAAENIIPSTVELGGKSPNIFFEDIMNAEPTFIEKAAEGLVLAFFNQGEVCTCPARALVQESIYDAFMVEVMKKVKAIKRGNPLDTETMVGAQASEQQFDKILSYLEIAQQEGAELLTGGSVERLEGDLAGGYYIQPTLLKGNNKMRVFQEEIFGPVVGITTFKDEAEALEIANDTEFGLGAGLWTRDINRAYRMGRAIKAGRVWTNCYHLYPAHAAFGGYKKSGVGRETHKMMLDHYQQTKNLLISYDINPLGFF is encoded by the coding sequence ATGATTTACGCCAAGCCCGGTACCCCAGGCTCAGTCATCAATCTCAAGCCGCGCTACGGTAACTACATCGGCGGCGAATTTGTCGCGCCGGTTAATGGTAGTTACTTCACCAACACCAGTCCGGTGGATGCCTCGGTGATTGGCGAGTTCCCACGCTCTGACGCTGCGGACATCAACCTTGCGCTGGATGCGGCTCACGCCGCAGCCGATGCATGGGGCAAGACCAGCGTACAAAATCGCTCACTGATTCTGCTGAAAATCGCCGACCGTATCGAAGCCAACCTTGAACTGCTGGCCGTGGCTGAAACCTGGGATAACGGTAAAGCCGTGCGTGAAACCCTCAACGCCGACGTACCGCTGGCGGCCGACCACTTCCGTTATTACGCCGGCTGCATCCGCGCCCAGGAGGGTAGCGCTGCCGAGATCGACGAGCACACTGCCGCCTATCACTTCCATGAGCCACTGGGTGTGGTGGGGCAAATTATCCCGTGGAACTTCCCGCTGCTGATGGGCGCCTGGAAGCTTGCTCCCGCTCTGGCTGCCGGTAACTGCATCGTGCTCAAACCAGCCGAGCAGACACCACTGTCGATTACCGTTCTGATGGAACTGATTGGCGACCTGCTGCCGCCAGGCGTACTCAATGTGGTGCAGGGCTTTGGCCGCGAAGCGGGCGAGGCCCTGGCCACCAGCACACGTATTGCCAAGATCGCCTTCACCGGTTCTACGCCGGTGGGCTCGCACATCCTCAAGTGCGCAGCTGAGAACATCATTCCGAGCACCGTGGAACTGGGCGGCAAATCGCCGAACATCTTCTTCGAAGACATCATGAATGCCGAGCCGACATTTATCGAAAAAGCCGCCGAAGGCCTGGTGCTGGCGTTCTTTAACCAAGGTGAAGTGTGCACTTGCCCAGCCCGCGCGCTGGTGCAGGAGTCGATTTACGACGCCTTTATGGTTGAGGTGATGAAGAAGGTTAAGGCGATCAAGCGTGGTAATCCGCTGGATACCGAGACCATGGTTGGCGCTCAGGCATCCGAACAGCAGTTCGACAAAATCCTCAGCTACCTCGAAATCGCCCAGCAGGAAGGTGCCGAATTGCTCACCGGTGGTTCCGTTGAGCGACTGGAAGGCGATCTGGCGGGTGGCTACTACATTCAGCCGACCCTGCTCAAAGGCAACAACAAGATGCGCGTGTTCCAGGAGGAAATCTTCGGCCCTGTGGTGGGTATCACCACCTTCAAAGATGAAGCCGAAGCCCTGGAAATTGCCAACGATACCGAGTTCGGTTTGGGCGCCGGTCTATGGACCCGCGACATTAACCGCGCCTACCGGATGGGCCGGGCGATCAAGGCTGGGCGCGTGTGGACCAACTGCTACCACTTATATCCGGCGCACGCCGCGTTCGGTGGCTACAAGAAGTCCGGCGTTGGCCGTGAAACCCACAAGATGATGCTCGACCACTACCAGCAAACCAAGAACCTGCTGATCAGCTACGACATCAATCCGTTGGGCTTCTTCTAA
- the pqqA gene encoding pyrroloquinoline quinone precursor peptide PqqA, giving the protein MWIKPAFTDLRIGFEVTMYFANR; this is encoded by the coding sequence ATGTGGATTAAACCCGCGTTTACCGACCTGCGTATTGGTTTCGAAGTGACCATGTACTTCGCCAATCGTTGA
- the pqqB gene encoding pyrroloquinoline quinone biosynthesis protein PqqB, with the protein MYIQILGSAAGGGFPQWNCNCRNCRGVRDGSVNAQPRTQSSIALSDNGIDWILCNASPDIRVQIEAFSALNPARHLRDSAIAGIILLDSQIDHTTGLLTLREGCPHQVWCSEMVHQDLTTGFPLFNMLSHWNGGLQHNLIDLHGEPFSIPACPGLAITAVPLRSSAPPYSPHRGNPHPGDNIGLFVEDRTTGGALFYAPGLGQVDEQLLAWMRRADCLLVDGTLWRDDEMRVCEVGDKLGSEMGHLCQSGPGGMIEVLDGLPAAQKILIHINNTNPILDVDSAERAELTAHGIDVAWDGMRIEL; encoded by the coding sequence ATGTATATCCAGATTCTTGGCTCCGCCGCTGGCGGTGGGTTCCCACAGTGGAACTGCAACTGCCGCAATTGCCGTGGCGTTCGTGACGGCAGCGTCAATGCTCAGCCGCGCACCCAGTCATCTATAGCCCTGAGTGATAACGGCATAGATTGGATTCTGTGCAACGCCTCGCCAGATATCCGCGTGCAGATCGAAGCCTTTTCGGCACTCAATCCGGCCCGTCACCTGCGTGACAGCGCGATTGCCGGAATCATCCTGCTCGACAGCCAGATTGATCACACCACCGGGTTGCTGACCCTGCGTGAAGGTTGCCCGCATCAGGTTTGGTGCAGCGAGATGGTGCATCAGGACCTCACCACCGGTTTTCCCCTGTTCAACATGCTCAGCCATTGGAATGGCGGCCTGCAGCACAACCTGATTGATTTGCACGGCGAGCCCTTCAGCATTCCCGCATGCCCAGGTTTGGCTATTACCGCAGTGCCTCTACGCAGCAGTGCACCACCATATTCCCCCCATCGCGGTAACCCGCATCCGGGCGACAACATCGGCTTGTTTGTTGAAGACCGCACCACTGGTGGCGCGCTGTTCTACGCACCAGGTTTGGGTCAAGTTGATGAGCAACTGCTGGCCTGGATGCGTCGTGCTGATTGCTTATTGGTCGATGGCACGCTGTGGCGCGATGACGAAATGCGTGTCTGTGAAGTCGGCGACAAGCTCGGCAGTGAGATGGGTCATCTTTGCCAGAGCGGCCCTGGCGGCATGATCGAGGTGCTCGATGGTCTTCCGGCGGCGCAGAAAATCCTTATTCACATCAACAACACCAATCCGATCCTGGATGTCGACTCTGCTGAGCGCGCTGAACTGACTGCGCATGGCATTGATGTCGCCTGGGATGGCATGCGTATCGAGTTATAA
- the pqqC gene encoding pyrroloquinoline-quinone synthase PqqC, which translates to MSQTAMSPAEFEQALRAKGAYYHIHHPFHQAMYAGQASRKQIQGWVANRFYYQLNIPLKDAAILANCADRDTRREWLQRILDHDGASGDEGGIEAWLRLAEAVGLEREQVLSQELVLPGVRFAVDAYVNFARRASWQEAASSSLTELFAPQIHQSRLDSWPQHYPWIDAEGYSYFRSRLQQARRDVEHGLRITLQHYVTLEAQQRMLEILQFKLDVLWSMLDAMSMAYQLERPPYHSVTHERVWHRGIAL; encoded by the coding sequence ATGAGCCAGACTGCCATGAGCCCTGCTGAGTTTGAGCAGGCGTTGCGCGCCAAGGGCGCTTACTACCACATTCATCACCCGTTTCATCAGGCAATGTATGCCGGCCAGGCTAGCCGTAAGCAGATTCAGGGCTGGGTGGCGAACCGCTTCTATTACCAACTGAATATTCCGCTCAAAGACGCGGCGATTCTGGCCAATTGCGCGGACCGCGACACCCGCCGTGAGTGGCTGCAGCGAATCCTTGATCACGACGGCGCGAGTGGTGATGAAGGCGGTATCGAGGCCTGGCTGCGTCTGGCCGAGGCCGTGGGGCTTGAGCGTGAGCAGGTACTGTCGCAGGAGCTGGTGCTGCCCGGCGTGCGCTTTGCTGTGGATGCCTACGTCAACTTCGCTCGGCGTGCCTCATGGCAAGAAGCCGCGAGCAGTTCGCTGACCGAGCTGTTCGCCCCGCAGATTCACCAGTCGCGACTGGACAGTTGGCCGCAGCACTACCCCTGGATTGATGCCGAGGGTTACAGCTACTTTCGCTCGCGCCTGCAGCAGGCACGCCGGGATGTTGAGCACGGCCTGCGCATCACCTTGCAGCACTACGTCACTTTGGAAGCCCAGCAGCGCATGCTGGAAATCCTGCAGTTCAAGCTGGATGTGCTGTGGAGCATGCTCGATGCCATGAGCATGGCCTATCAGCTGGAGCGTCCGCCGTATCACAGCGTGACGCATGAACGCGTCTGGCACCGAGGTATTGCCCTATGA
- the pqqD gene encoding pyrroloquinoline quinone biosynthesis peptide chaperone PqqD, whose translation MNLTIDQVPKLRRGFRLQWEPAQSCHVLLYPEGMIKLNESAGEILKQVNGEHSVGQIIASLSAQFPDVPGLDEDILTFMEVANAQFWIELR comes from the coding sequence ATGAACTTGACTATTGATCAGGTGCCGAAGTTGCGCCGTGGTTTCCGCCTGCAGTGGGAGCCCGCCCAAAGCTGCCATGTGCTGCTCTACCCGGAAGGCATGATCAAGCTCAATGAAAGCGCCGGGGAAATCCTCAAACAGGTCAATGGTGAGCACAGTGTGGGCCAGATCATTGCCAGCCTGAGCGCGCAGTTTCCCGATGTGCCGGGCCTCGACGAAGACATCCTCACTTTTATGGAGGTCGCCAATGCTCAATTCTGGATCGAGCTTCGCTAA
- the pqqE gene encoding pyrroloquinoline quinone biosynthesis protein PqqE translates to MLNSGSSFAKPGHEAGPPLWLLAELTYRCPLQCPYCSNPLDFAQQGAELSTAEWIEVFRQARELGAAQLGFSGGEPLVRQDLAELIKAARDLGYYTNLITSGIGLTEERIASFSEAGLDHIQISFQAADEEVNNLLAGSKKAFAHKLAMARAVKAHGYPMVLNFVTHRHNIDNIERIIELCLELEADFVELATCQFYGWAELNRAGLLPTRAQLERAERITNQWRGKLAAENHPCKLIFVTPDYYEERPKGCMNGWGNLFLDITPDGTALPCHSARQLPVQFPNVREQSIEHIWRHSFGFNRFRGDDWMPEPCRSCDEKHKDFGGCRCQAFMLTGDASNADPVCSKSAHHGIILAARAEAEQAPGALENLQFRNEKASKLICKV, encoded by the coding sequence ATGCTCAATTCTGGATCGAGCTTCGCTAAGCCTGGGCACGAGGCCGGGCCCCCCCTGTGGTTATTGGCCGAGCTGACTTACCGCTGCCCATTGCAGTGCCCGTACTGTTCTAACCCGCTGGACTTCGCCCAGCAGGGTGCCGAGTTGAGCACCGCCGAGTGGATCGAGGTATTTCGTCAGGCTCGTGAACTGGGCGCGGCGCAACTGGGTTTCTCCGGCGGAGAGCCACTGGTGCGCCAAGACCTGGCTGAGCTGATTAAGGCGGCGCGTGACCTGGGTTACTACACCAACCTGATCACCTCCGGCATCGGCTTGACCGAAGAGCGTATCGCCAGCTTCAGCGAGGCGGGCCTGGACCATATTCAGATCAGCTTTCAGGCCGCTGACGAGGAGGTGAACAACCTGCTGGCCGGCTCGAAAAAGGCCTTCGCCCATAAACTGGCCATGGCCCGTGCGGTTAAGGCCCATGGCTACCCGATGGTGCTGAACTTTGTGACCCATCGGCACAATATCGACAATATCGAGCGGATCATTGAACTGTGCCTGGAGCTGGAAGCGGACTTCGTCGAATTGGCCACCTGTCAGTTCTACGGCTGGGCTGAGCTGAACCGTGCCGGGCTACTGCCGACCCGCGCTCAGCTTGAGCGCGCCGAACGCATCACTAACCAATGGCGCGGAAAATTGGCGGCCGAGAATCACCCCTGTAAGTTGATTTTCGTCACCCCTGACTATTACGAAGAACGCCCCAAAGGCTGTATGAACGGCTGGGGCAATCTGTTCCTCGATATCACTCCGGATGGTACCGCCTTGCCGTGCCACAGCGCACGGCAACTGCCCGTGCAGTTTCCCAATGTGCGCGAGCAGAGCATTGAACACATTTGGCGTCACTCCTTCGGCTTCAACCGTTTTCGCGGCGACGACTGGATGCCCGAACCGTGCCGCTCCTGCGACGAGAAGCACAAGGACTTCGGCGGCTGCCGCTGCCAGGCATTTATGCTCACCGGCGACGCCAGTAATGCCGACCCGGTGTGCAGCAAGTCGGCCCATCACGGCATCATCCTCGCGGCGCGGGCTGAGGCCGAGCAGGCTCCCGGTGCGTTGGAAAATCTGCAGTTTCGCAACGAAAAGGCTTCCAAGCTGATTTGTAAGGTTTGA
- a CDS encoding S9 family peptidase has protein sequence MTPRIVNYGQWTSAWSSVDAASASRDFAELRTGLDGVVWSEFDPADACTRLWHWTPASLRCLTPAGWSVRSRVYEYGGGAFCLGDDGLALVSEADQQLYWQGLHEQPQALTARSDCRYGDLCYDPVRRAVLAVEEQHAESGVLHRLVAIGRDDGTRQVIGEGCDFYASPTLSNDGQRLAWIEWDRPQQPWLATRICVSQRTAEGGWSPGRVVAGQGTDQSIQQPSFDEHNRLLALSDRQGYWQPWREGEGGMQPLNCRAADHAAAPWQLGGRNYLTLAGKHLLLSGFDSGFAWLAERDAVSGHEQRLAAEYSRFRQLAADQQHFYVIAAAPQRGSVVLAIDRVTHACKVLAGSECGLPAGAVALPQRLLFLSGAGESCHAFFYPPHNPAFQAPAGQKPPLLVFLHGGPTSACYPVFDPRIQFWTQRGFAVVDLNYRGSSGYGRAYRLRLQGGWGEVEVEDAVAAVQHLTERDLVDADRVFIRGASAGGYTALCALAFTQVFRAGASLYGVSDPLALRRVTHKFEADYLDWLIGDPQRDAARYQARTPLLHAERIQAPLIFFQGALDKVVVPEQTAQMVAALQRRGVEVECRVYENERHGFRQAVNLADALEAELVFYRRLL, from the coding sequence ATGACGCCACGCATTGTTAACTACGGCCAATGGACTAGCGCCTGGAGCAGCGTCGACGCGGCCAGCGCCAGTCGCGACTTTGCCGAGCTGCGCACGGGGTTGGACGGCGTGGTGTGGTCCGAGTTCGACCCGGCGGATGCCTGCACCCGCTTGTGGCACTGGACGCCTGCCAGCCTGCGCTGTCTGACGCCCGCAGGCTGGTCTGTGCGCAGCCGGGTGTACGAGTACGGCGGCGGCGCCTTCTGCCTTGGCGACGATGGCCTGGCACTGGTAAGCGAAGCGGATCAGCAGCTCTATTGGCAAGGTCTGCATGAGCAGCCTCAGGCACTCACTGCACGCAGCGACTGCCGTTATGGCGATCTTTGTTATGACCCCGTGCGCCGCGCCGTGCTGGCTGTGGAAGAGCAGCACGCTGAGTCAGGCGTGCTGCACCGGTTAGTGGCGATCGGCCGCGATGATGGCACGCGCCAAGTGATCGGCGAAGGCTGTGATTTCTACGCGTCGCCTACCCTCAGCAATGATGGTCAGCGTCTGGCCTGGATCGAATGGGACCGTCCGCAGCAGCCTTGGTTGGCCACCCGGATTTGCGTAAGCCAGCGCACAGCGGAAGGTGGCTGGTCGCCAGGGCGCGTTGTGGCTGGGCAGGGGACGGATCAGTCAATCCAGCAACCGAGCTTTGATGAACACAACCGTTTGCTGGCCTTAAGTGATCGCCAGGGTTACTGGCAACCCTGGCGTGAAGGCGAGGGCGGCATGCAGCCACTTAACTGCCGCGCGGCGGATCATGCCGCTGCGCCTTGGCAGTTGGGGGGGCGCAACTACCTGACGCTGGCGGGTAAGCATTTACTGCTCAGCGGTTTTGATAGCGGTTTTGCCTGGCTTGCTGAACGTGATGCCGTCAGTGGTCATGAGCAGCGTCTGGCGGCTGAGTACAGCCGCTTTCGCCAGTTGGCGGCGGATCAGCAGCATTTCTACGTGATCGCCGCAGCACCGCAGCGCGGCAGTGTGGTGCTGGCCATCGACCGCGTAACTCATGCCTGTAAAGTGCTTGCGGGAAGCGAGTGCGGTTTGCCGGCCGGTGCGGTTGCTTTGCCGCAGCGCTTGCTGTTTCTCAGCGGTGCAGGGGAAAGCTGCCACGCTTTCTTCTACCCGCCGCACAACCCGGCGTTTCAGGCACCTGCTGGGCAGAAGCCGCCGTTGCTGGTGTTTCTGCATGGTGGGCCAACGTCGGCCTGTTACCCGGTGTTTGATCCGCGCATCCAGTTCTGGACCCAGCGTGGCTTTGCCGTGGTCGACCTCAACTATCGCGGCAGCAGTGGCTATGGCCGTGCCTATCGCTTGCGCTTACAGGGCGGCTGGGGGGAGGTGGAGGTCGAGGACGCCGTGGCTGCCGTGCAGCACCTGACTGAACGTGATCTGGTTGACGCTGACAGGGTGTTTATTCGCGGGGCCAGCGCCGGCGGTTATACTGCTTTGTGTGCGTTGGCTTTTACCCAGGTGTTCCGCGCAGGCGCGAGCCTGTATGGCGTCAGCGATCCGCTGGCGTTGCGGCGAGTCACTCACAAGTTTGAGGCCGACTATCTGGACTGGCTGATTGGTGATCCGCAACGCGATGCGGCGCGTTATCAAGCGCGTACGCCGCTGCTGCATGCTGAGCGCATCCAGGCGCCGCTGATCTTCTTCCAGGGCGCGCTGGATAAGGTCGTGGTGCCCGAGCAGACTGCACAAATGGTGGCAGCCTTGCAGCGCCGTGGCGTTGAGGTCGAGTGCCGGGTTTATGAAAACGAGCGCCATGGTTTTCGCCAGGCGGTGAATCTGGCCGATGCCCTAGAGGCCGAACTGGTCTTTTATCGCCGCCTGCTGTGA